The sequence TCCCGTTGAAGGCCTAATCCTGAGAGGTGCTTTGCACCTTCAGCTTCCCATGGTATCTGGAAGAGCACGCAAACGCCTGGCAGGGTAGGGACTCAGCGAGTGACCCGAGGTACTGGTTCTACTCCCTCTCTTTGCTTTCACTTGAATGCTTCTGCTGGGAGGCACCCATGTGCGTGGCCAGAGCAGAATGCCCTCGTTCTAGGAATTTAGCGAAGCCTCTTGCCTCAGGGAAATGTTTATTTGGTGGAAATTCTGtgggatattttttctttacatgctATAATGAATGAGTGAATGGTATTGAGCAGAGTCGCAGCAAGGCAGAACCACGCAGAGACCTGACAGCTGATGGGGAGCCAGGAGTCCGGCACCTCTGCCTTGACGGGGCAACTTGCAGCACTTCGTGACAGTGTGGGGCGACGAGGCTCCCATGGCACTTACTTAGTATGGCAGTTCCTTTTGGGTGTAAGAGCTGCGGTTtactattatatttttttgtgtgtgttgggaCTGTCTTGCTGAAGATGGTGGGGGTGGTATGAAAACTGTTAATCTTGTACAGAGCAACTGAATAAATTGTTTCAAAGTTTCcaaaatgctcttttttccatctccttccctctggtttcatgattttgttttcaagaatttGTGTTTCAGCTTGGGTGATCATCTCTTGGTCATCTGTTTCTTGAGTGCCTAATGAATCAATTACCTTTTTAGCTAACATCTTTTTGTAAGCAAACTACAGCTCCGTTTGTAGCCACTGTGGTGGTAGAACTGGGCCCTCTCATTTGGTGGCTTTGAAGTTGACATCTGCTGGAGCAACGATGTGATCCTGCATGGTCCTTTCATTCACAGAGGTAAAATAATTGTGTTAATCCCCACAGCCAAGATGGGTCCGCAGTGAATGCGcttactgctgcttttgttgATGGCAGAGTTTGCTGGGGCTCAGGTACTGAGCTCTGTGGGGACTTAACACAAGCAAGCACATTGCGTGAGGACTACAGGCTGAGACTTGGGCAGAGCTGGACATGAGCATGGTTAAAAAGCACCACAGATCTGCCAGAGCTTTCACTGGACGAGTTGGTGATATAACATGAAAAGatcctggcttttttttttttttatcatctgcATGCCTAGAATCTGGtagggagagaagggagggcaGGTGTTCCCTGGTAAAGCAGAAATTcggaaaaaggaaacaagtgTGCTCCAGACATGGAAGCCTCTGGTACGGTCCCTGAATAATTCCCTCTTCCTGTAGCTGCAGTCCCATTTGCTGGTGCAGTTCGTTACCATCTCATGCTGCTAATTAGTCCCAGCTAATGCTGGCTCAGCAATTTCCCTCTTGGGAAAGAGTCAACATCTGAAATGGAcagtcttatttttattttttttaattctgactCTGAAATGACATCTTCCTGCAAAGCCAAAGATCGAGAGACTGCcataataaaggaaaacaaacttctgATTGGAACCACTGCATCTTTATTTCGTACTATAAATAGAATTCCCCTCTATTTCCCATTCCCTTACACAAGTAAATGAAACGTGTAGCTGCATGTACCTCTATTCAGTAAAATACCAGCACAAATGGCTTTTTGCCATGAGGTAAGCCAACTGTGTTTCGAAGGCACTCTGCGTTTGGTTACAGTTGCATGCTTTACACTTACACCAGCATCTTGTGTTCGGCAACGCTGCCGGCTCTTCGCGTACTTCTTGGTGAGCTCCTTGGTATATGAATGCTCCTCCTGGATCTAGGGCTGACGCCAAATTACTGTGCTTTGCTTCGCTCTTCCCCACCAGCATCGGCACTTAGGTGAACAAAAAGGTGGTGTTCAGGTGATAAGGAACTGAGATGTACGGTGCACCTTGTGTTTACAGAGCCGGTTTTCTCCGGGGATGATCTCATCACTTAGATGTCCACAATGAAACTGCCTGGCTTACCAACATGTAGCTGACACAACCAGCTCCCGCTGGTCATCTCGGAGTCATCTTGACCTTTAGTCTCTCTTATGTCTGCTGTACACAGCTTTTTATGTGACTACGTGACTATATGTTGAAGAAACTGCAGGTTCTGCTGAGTCTTTGGACTTCAGGTACTTCACTTCTTGTCTTTCGTTAGGCTGAGCGATTAGGTAGGGCTGAAGAGGGGGAGAAGGTTTGGCTGTAGTCTTGCCAAATGTGTTTCCTGCTACTGGCGGTGCTTTTCCACAGCGTATGACAGCAAGCAGTGTGGCTTCATAGCATGGCTGGGGCAGAGGCTCTAGCATTTCGGAAGACGCAGAGGAGGGCAAGGATTTGCAGTGATCTGGTAGTCTAACAAGAGGCGCGGCTCTGACTCGctgcttttaagaaaagtttCTAGAGTGGAGGGAGCGCTGTGTAATTGCTTCCGGACACCAAGACTGCCAACTCCTGGATCGACATCTGCTTGTTGAGGTAACAGTTGTACTGAGCCATGGTCAGCCTTCCACTCTTCAAGGCGTCCTCAATTGAAAACTCCCTACCGGACTTTCTGTCGAGGATCACAGAGGATTCCCCGTTGGGACCCTTTATTGAGATCTCTTCCCAGTCACATTCCTGGCTCTTCAGCTTGACAAACAGGCTCCATTCAATGAGGCCAAGCACGTGAGCTTCCTCAGGAGACATTTCCTTGCCTGTGTCGGGATCAATAACCACAATGGAGCGCCTCAGGTGGTTCTCTCTCTGTTCCCTCTTGATAGCCACCGTCTTGAGGCGATTCTGGAGTTGCTCGATCTCTGCATCTTTTTCTCTGGATAACTGCTTCAGCTCATCTAACTCTCTTTCCAGAGCTTGGAATCTGGAGTCCAGGTTTATTCCACTGTCCATGTGGGTCATGTTTCTCAAATCCCGCGCTTCTGTTGCCGTGAGTTCAATCTCTGACTGCAGTCTCCTTGTTTCCATCAGCAGATTCTGTTTTTCAAGGTGTAGTTTGTGGTTTTCCTCTCTTAATAAGTCTAGCTCCTTTGACGACTTAGAGTTGTTGAACTCCACCTCGGACAGCCTGGTTTCGAGCCTATTGATATCTGCATCTAGCTCCCTCTTAcgcctgctctcctcctccagaTTGCTCTTCAGCTTTTGAATCTCATACTCCGTGTCTCCTTTGTCCACTTGGACGCTCTCTGAAAAGACCACTTTCTCTTTGACCTCCATCTTCTCCAAAGAAAGAAGCTTCTTTCTCAGGGCTTCCAGTTCAGTTTGCAAGACTTGTCTCCggtgcttttcttcttctagcTCCAGCTTGAGGAGGGAGTGCTCCTTCTCTTGCTGGGGATCTTGCTGAAGGATCACTTTCTGTTTCACAGTTACTCGTTCTGTTGTTTCTCTCTCCTGTTCTTCTAACTCATTCAACCTAATTTTCAGCCTCTGCACTTCCAGTTCCGCCTCTCTGCGGGCCTGTCTCTCTTTCTCGAGTTCTTCCAGCTGACGCTCTAGCTCAgacctcctcctctgcagcttGCGGAGCTCTTCACGGAGGGAATCAATTTGCTTCAGCTCGCTCTCAATGCTCTGCGAGAAGGAGTTGACTTCAGCTTTCAGGGCAGGATCTTGCTCGTACTTCACTACCTCCTGCTGGACCACTTTCTCCTTCACCTGGGAAAGCTCTTCCTCCTTCTGCCTTACCTTCTCTTCTTGGAGTAGCCGCTCCCTCTCCAGGTCAATGTGCTTCATCTGTTCCTCTGCTAGCTGCACTCTCAGAGACTCGACCTCCTCTCTAGTCTTGGGGTCTTCACGGAACTGCAGAATTTCTTGAACAACTTCCTTTGTGTGCACTTGGGGTTTGGTATCTTTCAAAGCTTGGATCTCTTGTTTCAGCTGGTAGATCTCCAGGTCAGCTCTCTCAATTGCTCCTGTCCTCTCTATGATTTCCTCGCGGAGTCGCTGTAGCTCCTTTTCAGTTTCTGGATCGTTCTTGTACTTAATGACCTCCTTAATAACTTCTTTGACTTCTACCAGTGGCCCTCTGTTCCTCAGAGCAGCCAATTCATTCTGGCAGCTCTTTAGTTGCTCGTCACCACCCCGGTACCTCCTCTCCTGCTCTACCAGCTCCAAACGGAGGTTGGCAACTTCATTTTCAGCCTTAGGGTCTGGGCGCACAATCTCACGCACCTTCTCCTGTACAACCACCTTGGCGttctcttcctccagcagctggatcTTCCTGAGCAGCTCAGCCTTTTCCCGCTCGTTGGAACGACCCTTGGATTTCTCATCTTCGTACTGGCGCCGGAGCTCGTTCACCTCTCTCTCAATGGTCAGGTCTTTCTCCACCTTCAGCACCTCCTTGACAGTAATTTTGCCCTCGGCGATGGCCCGTTCTTTCTCAAGACGTTTGAGCTTCTcctggaggaagctgagctCTTCCTCATGCTTCTGCCTAAGGGCACTCTCcctctgcttgttttcttgcaaCATCCGGAACTCCATCTCCAGCTGGGGATCGTTCTGCAGCTTCAGCACCTCTTTCTCCGTTACTTTCTCCTGCTCTTTGTTCTTCTCGCTGGACAGCACAGCGATTTGTTGGCGCAGCATATTGACCTCGTTCTCTCTGGTCCCTTCCTGCCTCCTGAGCTCTTCCAATTCTTCTTTGAGCCTCAGGATTTCATCAGCTTGAGCCTTGTCTTGTTCAATGCGCAACACCTCTTTCACTATGtactcctgccctccttctctCTTCTCGTGCTCCAGAACACGCAGCCTGATTTTAAGGGCCTCCAGCTCATCCTGGAGCACCTGGTTCTTTCGCTGCTCTTCCGCTAGGTTTTGCTGCAGCTTGTGGAagctctcctccagctgggGGTCAGGCACTTTCTTCACCAGTTCCTTCTTAACTACCGTTTCTTGGGGCTTCTGGTTTTGCAGGTGGACAATGTTGTTCTGAATGGCTTTGATCTCAGCTTCCAGCTGTTGCCGACGCTGCGTCTCATCCTCCAGCTCTTTCTTCAACTTCCAGACTTCTTCCATGGGCCTTCCAGACTTCTTGGTCTGGACAAATTCTTGTGTTACTTGAGCATCTGGTTGCTGTTgttggggagggaaaaaaagcaagtagtTAATATTACCAAATGATCATACTTGGTGCTTATCTTCCGTGCCTCCTGTAACAAGACCACAGGAGGATGTTAATCTGGGCTAATGGAGGCTGCCTACTGCCAACACTGAACAGAGCACGTTGGCAAACAGGCTTCTCCTGAACTGATCTCTGGATTTCCGGCCTGAAAATTGCTCTCAGTGATGCCAGTTGCTGTCAGAGCAAAGCTTTGAGCCATGAGGGACACAAATTCTGGGGGACAGAATCCATGAGGGACACaaaaaggaagtgttaaaaatgACATGGAGCTTCTGAGGATGAGGGGAATATACTGGTGTGGGGACTGGAAAATGCAGAGAGGTCGTGTGCCCAACTCCTGGCAAA comes from Anas acuta chromosome 15, bAnaAcu1.1, whole genome shotgun sequence and encodes:
- the PPL gene encoding periplakin, coding for MHSLFRKRNKGKYSPSVQKKSISSKELTELIERLQKNADQVEKNIVETDSRMQNDLHKLKACQLAQYKELTAQKLTESDKLLYVLDGDAAIARHMKHPQGDMITEDIRQLKERVANLRVKHDQIYNFCLQHIEPQVNWSTVIEEKQDALCGKGFGTDLPLVNSQVEEHNIFHNEVMAIGPHVTKEGTKDYASDVQAKYQKLLASSQQRQQDLNALQDYMQRCTNKLYWLDQQAKDRTHYDWSDHNLDYPSRRRQYENFIHRKLEEKEEDINKLHADGDQLLAQNHPGKNAIEAHIEAVHADWKEYLNFLICEESHLKFMEDFHKFQKDAKDAQDLLKKVDTDLDQKYSPEFKDRYQLELLLRELDDQEKALDKYDAVVRSLQERSQHVLPLRHRRQPPPQPVPVEALCEYEGEQGQITRGAHYTLQKNSGDVWEVTDSTGDAISAPGVCFMIPPPDPEVVALADQIADSFVSVKEKTANCKNILQQRYEGLKADSIGDAASVQGRQLLAGLEKVHSDLDKLEKAITANLRPPLEQSRAVQDSTERSKDLKNITNEVRRIEPEKTRKIQECEVFIESVPNTGSATLVKNKVENTTKKYERVVQLLSAAQEKVEVATHLEKSLQQGRDLLSTYENKLVTDDTVPEDLRVIDRKKEELLAMGSELQSKRFLLNEAEQNLLRTKTCSNTLASKFQEHCPDIERQEAELYKLNQRFNNLSKQIDHRTQTLQKARSAYSNYRTNYDKINQFLCNIPNYEPQETDNIQQVEVKLKNQVALLGDIASKEQEVQKVSTTAQQYQQAVKDYELEAEKLRSILDLESGRNGYTSKKPRLQSPAAKVKEEEAVLAAKFTEVNAVNKQRLQNLEFAQNLLRQQPDAQVTQEFVQTKKSGRPMEEVWKLKKELEDETQRRQQLEAEIKAIQNNIVHLQNQKPQETVVKKELVKKVPDPQLEESFHKLQQNLAEEQRKNQVLQDELEALKIRLRVLEHEKREGGQEYIVKEVLRIEQDKAQADEILRLKEELEELRRQEGTRENEVNMLRQQIAVLSSEKNKEQEKVTEKEVLKLQNDPQLEMEFRMLQENKQRESALRQKHEEELSFLQEKLKRLEKERAIAEGKITVKEVLKVEKDLTIEREVNELRRQYEDEKSKGRSNEREKAELLRKIQLLEEENAKVVVQEKVREIVRPDPKAENEVANLRLELVEQERRYRGGDEQLKSCQNELAALRNRGPLVEVKEVIKEVIKYKNDPETEKELQRLREEIIERTGAIERADLEIYQLKQEIQALKDTKPQVHTKEVVQEILQFREDPKTREEVESLRVQLAEEQMKHIDLERERLLQEEKVRQKEEELSQVKEKVVQQEVVKYEQDPALKAEVNSFSQSIESELKQIDSLREELRKLQRRRSELERQLEELEKERQARREAELEVQRLKIRLNELEEQERETTERVTVKQKVILQQDPQQEKEHSLLKLELEEEKHRRQVLQTELEALRKKLLSLEKMEVKEKVVFSESVQVDKGDTEYEIQKLKSNLEEESRRKRELDADINRLETRLSEVEFNNSKSSKELDLLREENHKLHLEKQNLLMETRRLQSEIELTATEARDLRNMTHMDSGINLDSRFQALERELDELKQLSREKDAEIEQLQNRLKTVAIKREQRENHLRRSIVVIDPDTGKEMSPEEAHVLGLIEWSLFVKLKSQECDWEEISIKGPNGESSVILDRKSGREFSIEDALKSGRLTMAQYNCYLNKQMSIQELAVLVSGSNYTALPPL